ATTACAACTAATTATATTAATGAATGATTTAGGAATGAATAAAGAGACGAGATTGTATCTTCATTCATTAAAGATCCAATCATAGATACGTAAGTATTATAGATACGTAAGTATTATGCATACATCCGTGACAACTTTAAACAACAATATAAAATAAGAAGTTAATAGAGAGTATTCTTACCGAACTCTCTTTATAAATGCTGCTAAGTCTCAGAAAAAAGGTTGTTTTTCTCTGCAATTAGTCGATTTTCTCGAACTTGGATGCAGGTGCTCCACAGACAGGACAGTTACTTTCAGGTTTACCTTCGTGAGTATGACCGCAGACGCTGCAGACATAGTAGTCAACCTCTTCGTTCTTCCCGATCTCAGAAAGCGCTTTTTCGAATAGTCCGGCATGTATCCTTTCCACTTTATTGGCCACTTCAAAGCTCCATTGAGCCCTGTTATCTCCTTCAGTCTTTGCCTCCTCAATGAATTTCGGATACATACTTTCAAATTCGTATGTCTCACCATTAATGGCTTCTTTCAGATTGTCCATTGTAGTTCCGATCCCACCCATACGCTGCAGGTGGTTCAATGCATGGACTGTTTCAGCAGCAGCAGCAGCTCTAAAAAGTTTAGCTATTTGAGAGTAACCTTCATCATCTGCTTTTTTTGCAAAAGCAAGGTATGTCCGATTTGCCATTGATTCGCCAGTAAACGCTGCCTTTAGATTATCCTTTGAGCTCATTATATCTCCCCATACTTTAAAATCTTTACTTTTGATTACATTCAGTTTTCATATGTTTGCCAAAATATGAAAATTGGAAATTCAAAACGCATTTGTGAGATTTATTTACTTAATTTTGATACTCGAATTGAACGAAAATAAATTTATTTCAGTTCATCTGACCAAAATATTTTCACCATGCCGATTGATTTATCACAATTACGATTTGGCATAGATTTTATGCAATGCTATTATTAAAATGTATTCCATATGGTAAATAGAGACACTACAGAGGATTCTGATTAACCCTTTGTTTTTTATGTCACCATAAATTTAAAGTGGAATTTATTTTTGGTATTTCTGTTTTTGTTTCATTTCCTCCAGGTTCATGTGCTTTAGCATGTCCCGAATTTGAATGAATGAAAGTAGCACCCAAGCAGAAAAAACAAAACTACTTTTCTGCTGCTTTCTGATATAGGAATTCTCACCGAGTGCAGAGAGAACCATTAGGACCATGGCAGATGAGATAATCCAGTTCAGAACAGAGTATGTAGGCAGCAAGATCAATAGATATGTAGTTATTCCTAAAATGCCGGATAATTCTCCTCTTAACAGAGTGATACCTTTCAATATTACCGCAAGGAGTATCAATATTGATACCAAAGAAAGAGTGGGATTAACTTTTTCTTCCTGCCATAAAGGATGTACAGGAAGTGTATCTTTTCCTTAAAGGACATAGCTGAAAAATACCTCCTCAAAAGAAGTGATGAGATTTTTCCCGGCCAGCGGAAGAGTCTACAGGCCAGTATTTTCCTCATACAGCAACACATTGATACTAACAGAGTAGGGAATGTGGGGAAAAAGGGGATTACAACTATCTTTCCGCAATTCCTGACAATGCTGCTTTGGTTCCTTGTTCTTATCCTTAATCATAGAATTGCGCAATAAAAGAATTCACTTGAAATAGATATATAGAAACATAGAGGATAAGTAGACCTATAGCCTCTATACTGATTAGGTTTATTTGTCGTACTGCATTCAAAATAACATGGTTCACAGCGATAAGAAGATTAAAGTGCTTTTTGTATGCGTGCACAATAGTGCCAGAAGCCAGATGGCAGAAGAATACTTAAGAAGGATCGGCAAAGAACTATTTGAAGTAGAGAGCGCCGGGTTTGAACCCACCAGTGTAAACCCACTAGTCATAGCTGCTATGGAGGAGGATGGTTTCGATCTCAGCACAAAGAAGACCCAGGCTGTCTGGAACCTTTTCAGGGAAGGGAAATTTTACAATTATGTGATCACCGTGTGCGACAGGACCCATGAAAAGGAGTGTCCGATATTCCCAAAACCTTTCGTTCAGTTAAAATGGTCATTCCCTGATCCTGAATCGTTCTCTGGCACTGACAGCGAGAAGATGGAACAAATAAGAGCTCTCAGAGATGCCATCCGGACCAGAATAGAACAATTCGTCGAAGAGATCACCAGATCCTCACAGATAGATGCCTGAAAGAATTCATTTAAACCCCGATATGTATATAAATGGCTGCTGATGGCCGATACGTTCAGCAGCCTGAATAGGATCTTGAGCAGTGACTGTTATCTGGATAGTTTTCCAAAATGCGTTTCAAATCTCTCCTGCATCATTTCCCAGGTAGGCAACTTCACCTGACAGCCGATGACCTCCACTACAAAGGAGGCGACCGTTGCACCGATTCTGCCGCAGGTTTCCATGTCATAGCCCCTTGTAAAGGCTAACAGGAACCCTGCCCTGTATGCATCACCGGCACCGGTAGGGTCAACGGCTTTCACAGGCACCACGGGTATGCAATATTGTGCATCTTGCGTATGTATCCTGCTTCCCCGGGAATCGTAGGTCACCACAATGGTTCCGATCCTTGCTTTAAGTTCCTCTAAGGAACGGCCGGTCATCTCACAGACTCTCTTTATCTCATGACGGTTAGTGAAAAGTATATCCGTGTGCTCCAGAATGGTTTCCAGGTCCTTGCAGTTATAGGTTATGAGATCCTGCCCCGGATCAAAGGACACAAAGTTTGCCTTCTTTGCTATCCTTGCATTAAAGGAGCATTCAGATGTCGCAAGATGTACAAAATCAACCTCCGGAGGTTCCAGCTCTTTCAGAAGAGTAGATGCACCCCAGTGGAAATACGTGCTCTGATTGTGGTCTCTGTCAGTAAAGACAAAAGCCTTTGTAACTTTCTGACCTTTACATCTGTATAATAATGATAGATCAACACCCAAAGAAGTGAGATATTCCTCGTACCCCGAACTTCCAAAATCCTCTCCTGTAGCAGATATCAGCTGACCTTTACCCCCAAGGGTGGCAATACCCACTGCAATGTTGGCAGCCCCTCCTCCAAAATACTCATGGTAATCAGTGATCGGGTAAGATTCATTATGGCAGGAAATGTGCTCCACATCAAAAAGCAGATCTATGGCTGCATGCCCTACGACAGATATTGTCCTGTCCATATTTACTTCTCCCCTTTACTGGAACTCCTCAACATCAACTACCTTCAGAGGAACATCCCTCAATGCCCTTCCAATGACGGATTTAGCTATCCTTGATGCGTGCTCCTCACTTTCCGCATCAAAGACCTTCATCTCAAGGACCAGGCCGACAATTGCAGTGTTCGCTGTAAGGAATACACTACTGAAGGCCTCCTCACATGCAGGACAATATGTGCTGCCAACGTCCACTTCCACAAAATCGAGTTTAGGGTTAAGTCTTTTGCCAGCTTCGGAGATCGCCACTCCTATGGCATCATCCGGACTGTTCACATCTCTGACCAACCAGGCAGCTTCAATTACAACATTATAATTTGACATTTAATCGTCTCCGGGAAATTGGGTTCTGTCACTTATCAGGATCCATAGATTCAAATGGTGAACAATGTATCATCATCCACCCTGAACACTCCAAGACGTGCCCCGGCATCCAGCCAGGCGTGCCCGTAGCTGAAACATATCAGGGCGTTCACAGGGTCTTCATGATGTACAAAGTATATACCATCCTCGTAATATGATCTTGCCATCGTATGAAAGTCGTTTGCGACAGCATACATATGCGAATCCTTAATAGGTGCAAACTCTGCTTTTTCCAGCGCTTGCCTTAGTAGGTTCTCATATCTATTAACCTTTTCATTCAGATCAGCAGGCAACTTAGTCCCCCTTATTTGCTAGCACCAAAGATTTTCTTAAATAGACCGCCTCCTTCTTCTGTTTTTAGTTCTCGTGACGGTTTTCTCTTAGGAGGAGGTGTTGTGCTGGTCTGAACAGGTATGTGCTCTTCTTCAATATGGTGTATTTCAGTATGATCTGGTTTTACCGGCTGCATATGTACAGACTCCACCGGGGATTTCCTGGCCGATATTCCCTGAGAAGAATTAAGGTTAACACTCCTCATAATGTTAACAGACTCACCACCGTGTTTGCTTTTACGCACCCTGATATCCACAAGGATTGGCCGCTCAATGTCAGTGCTCACCAGCATGGCAACTCCGGGTGGCAGGCGCATGAGTTCATCCTCTACATAGGAGTTTACACCTTCCAGACCTTTGCTGATAGCTTTCAGATCATTTGGATTGGTGACCTTCATAATTATCTGTGTGCCGCACTGCGAAAGAATGTTCTTGTCCACGCGTGCAGGCCTTTGGGAAATTACCATCATGCCAAGACCGAACTTACGGCCTTCGGAAGCAATGGTCCGCAACACATCGGAACTTAAGGACTTACTGAAACCTTTTTCAGGTGCATAGTTATGAGCTTCTTCCACCACCAGCATTCCAGGAGGAATGGTGTTCATTTTACGAGCCTCGAACAACGTACTGCACAGACGTGCAACGATCATAGACTGGATATCCGGAGCCACACCTTTGAAGTCTATAATGGAAGCCCTGCCTGGCTGTACGAGATCTTCTATTGATGTGGGATTGGTCGAAAGTATGCCAGTTTCCCTGATCTCTTCAAGCAGGCTGATGACATTCCACTTTGCCTTGCTGTCATTGTTCTTGACCTCGAAGATTATCTCGTCCAGAGTATATGTTTCCATCTCGGATTTGATCTTATCAATGGTCTCGTACAATATGCCGATATGTGTGCTGGTGAAATTGTTGGGAAATGCTTCACTCAATTCCTTTGCTGTAAGATTCATGCCGTTAAGCCGAAACACTTCATCAGCTTTGGGATTCAGGCTTTTGTTGGCAGGAGTGTATACTGTAACATACTGTGCGTATGATCTTGGAGACACCTTGAATCTGTTAGCAACTTCTGGCTTGATGATACCCTCTTCTTTCAGTGATGCATATTCACTATGCGGATCGATTATCAGCAGGGGTACTTTGCGGTCCAGCATCTCTTCGAGGAGCACTCCTGCAGTATAGGACTTACCACTTCCTGTCTTTGCAAGGATGCTGCAATGTTTCTGTACAAGACTGTTAACATTAAGATGTACAGGTATATCCGTGCCTTCCAGCATGCCTATGAACATTTCTTTCCCTGACAGACCCAGGGAACTGCATATGAGCTCATTATTAGCCTTGTAAATAGGATCCCCTGGGCTAAAGGGAGTGTTGGGTGATCTGAGCAGACCAGAATCATCCCGTTTTCCAATAACTGTTACATCAGCGATTATCCGGTTCCCGCTTTTATCTTTGCGGCTTCCGTTCTTTGCTTCCTCGATAGAATAACTATCTCCAAAACGGGTAATAGATAGCACCTGTGCAAGTACCCAGCCATCGATCTCATGCCAGGCTTTTATATATCCTCCCTGATGCACAGTGGTACTGTCCGATAACAATATTCTGAAGCTGGATGTACCAGCTTCTCCGAATATCACGCCAACTGCATCTCGAACCATTTTTCCCTCTTATAGTGATTTGATCATATTACTTTAAGTAAAAATATTTGTTTATGTAATTATTAGCATTATTATTATTATTATTACTATTATTATTATTATTATCTATGTTTTTTAATATATAGCTTGTACCCTATAATAGCATACGCCATTATTGGTTATGAACTTCCAGTATTGACTTAGGGGCATGAGCCAGCTTTACTAAAGACTCAGCTTCCACAAAATGTGTATCTGCCGGAATAATCATTATATGAAGTGGTGCACCGAAATCGAAGTTTTTCAGCCTTTGAATGTGGTCTGCTGCAACCGCCGGGAAGTCTGATCCGGCTCTTGCGATGCCTACAGCTATTCTGTCCTGCAGTATGTTTGTACTTCTCTTTGCTTCCACCTGCAACAGAAGGTCCAGTGCCTGGTTCACTGTCATATAACCTTTTTCTTTATCGATATCAAGGAAAACAAGGGTATGCAGGCCATGCTCAAGATTCTGGAGAACAGTATCATAAGGGGTTTCCGAAATTACTGTTTTTCCCCGGCTGCTGGTATATGGATGGGGAACAGTAACAGCTTTTCC
This DNA window, taken from Methanomethylovorans hollandica DSM 15978, encodes the following:
- the dph5 gene encoding diphthine synthase; the encoded protein is MLTFIGLGLFDEKDISLKGLEAIARANRVYAEFYTSRLMGTTLEKMEGLYNKKITVLTREEVEQYPNWLEHAINEDVVFLTGGDTMVSTTHVDLRLRAMEMGITTKLVHGSSISSAVCGLTGLQNYRFGKAVTVPHPYTSSRGKTVISETPYDTVLQNLEHGLHTLVFLDIDKEKGYMTVNQALDLLLQVEAKRSTNILQDRIAVGIARAGSDFPAVAADHIQRLKNFDFGAPLHIMIIPADTHFVEAESLVKLAHAPKSILEVHNQ
- a CDS encoding ATP-binding protein, coding for MVRDAVGVIFGEAGTSSFRILLSDSTTVHQGGYIKAWHEIDGWVLAQVLSITRFGDSYSIEEAKNGSRKDKSGNRIIADVTVIGKRDDSGLLRSPNTPFSPGDPIYKANNELICSSLGLSGKEMFIGMLEGTDIPVHLNVNSLVQKHCSILAKTGSGKSYTAGVLLEEMLDRKVPLLIIDPHSEYASLKEEGIIKPEVANRFKVSPRSYAQYVTVYTPANKSLNPKADEVFRLNGMNLTAKELSEAFPNNFTSTHIGILYETIDKIKSEMETYTLDEIIFEVKNNDSKAKWNVISLLEEIRETGILSTNPTSIEDLVQPGRASIIDFKGVAPDIQSMIVARLCSTLFEARKMNTIPPGMLVVEEAHNYAPEKGFSKSLSSDVLRTIASEGRKFGLGMMVISQRPARVDKNILSQCGTQIIMKVTNPNDLKAISKGLEGVNSYVEDELMRLPPGVAMLVSTDIERPILVDIRVRKSKHGGESVNIMRSVNLNSSQGISARKSPVESVHMQPVKPDHTEIHHIEEEHIPVQTSTTPPPKRKPSRELKTEEGGGLFKKIFGASK
- a CDS encoding rubrerythrin family protein; translation: MSSKDNLKAAFTGESMANRTYLAFAKKADDEGYSQIAKLFRAAAAAETVHALNHLQRMGGIGTTMDNLKEAINGETYEFESMYPKFIEEAKTEGDNRAQWSFEVANKVERIHAGLFEKALSEIGKNEEVDYYVCSVCGHTHEGKPESNCPVCGAPASKFEKID
- a CDS encoding DUF555 domain-containing protein, giving the protein MSNYNVVIEAAWLVRDVNSPDDAIGVAISEAGKRLNPKLDFVEVDVGSTYCPACEEAFSSVFLTANTAIVGLVLEMKVFDAESEEHASRIAKSVIGRALRDVPLKVVDVEEFQ
- a CDS encoding arsenate reductase ArsC, with amino-acid sequence MVHSDKKIKVLFVCVHNSARSQMAEEYLRRIGKELFEVESAGFEPTSVNPLVIAAMEEDGFDLSTKKTQAVWNLFREGKFYNYVITVCDRTHEKECPIFPKPFVQLKWSFPDPESFSGTDSEKMEQIRALRDAIRTRIEQFVEEITRSSQIDA
- a CDS encoding carbohydrate kinase family protein, with amino-acid sequence MDRTISVVGHAAIDLLFDVEHISCHNESYPITDYHEYFGGGAANIAVGIATLGGKGQLISATGEDFGSSGYEEYLTSLGVDLSLLYRCKGQKVTKAFVFTDRDHNQSTYFHWGASTLLKELEPPEVDFVHLATSECSFNARIAKKANFVSFDPGQDLITYNCKDLETILEHTDILFTNRHEIKRVCEMTGRSLEELKARIGTIVVTYDSRGSRIHTQDAQYCIPVVPVKAVDPTGAGDAYRAGFLLAFTRGYDMETCGRIGATVASFVVEVIGCQVKLPTWEMMQERFETHFGKLSR
- a CDS encoding DUF357 domain-containing protein, with product MPADLNEKVNRYENLLRQALEKAEFAPIKDSHMYAVANDFHTMARSYYEDGIYFVHHEDPVNALICFSYGHAWLDAGARLGVFRVDDDTLFTI